The following is a genomic window from Ictalurus furcatus strain D&B chromosome 14, Billie_1.0, whole genome shotgun sequence.
TGTAAGCCTTGGCTGTGTTCTCAAATTGCTGCATAGCAACAGAATCAACCTCACTGGGGGAtagaagtggattattttcctttgcATACTGAATGGAAAGCTTCCGATAGATGTCTTTGGAGGCCCAGTTCCTGGCCCACAGTGGACGCCATTCCTCCCAGTCAATCACAGCCAAACCTGGGGTGAACTCAGGAATATACTGGATGATATCATTATGGGCTTTCATAAGGCTGGCTGTCAGGTTCCCTTTCTGTGGAATGCCGCCATTAACCTGCCTCCCTGTACTAGGCTCTGTGTATGGGTATAGTCCGAGCCGATTGGAGTAGAACAGGAAAAGAAACTGATTAGGTTCACTGGCTGGTGTGGTCACTGCTTGAAAGACAGAAAAGTCCAAAGAAATCTTGAGGTTTTGGCACACATGTGTAGGTGCGTTCCATATGACTGCAAAAGGTGTATCCTTAAAGATTGGAGCAGCTGTTAGGGGAAGAGACAAGGAAATTCCATGGTAGAAGTTTACAGAAAAGGTTAAAAGGAGCAGGTAAATACGATGTCCTCTTTCACCAGGATAACACATTGTTGCACCCTAAAACCAATGAATAGCAACATACAAAACATAGGCATTAAAacttccaaaatatttttaaatgagtgttgatttaaataataatcataccaCTGAATCTGTTCTAAGCTGAATAAAGCAGCCCACTTCCGTGTAAGATTTGgagcattatatatattttacagcatCTTATCAAAGgttgttatatttgttattatgaTAACACTTTGTTGCCATTGTGCAATTGCTTATCtagtttaaaaatgtgtgtgatcATAAATGTGTTTGATTTGCATACTTCAGTCAGATTAAGAGAAAGTGttatgtttacataaaaattttacatttgttattCAAACGGGatttcatgtttatattaaatttcatttaaacaagtaTCTAATCTACTAGAATTATGTTGAGTGAGTGTGATCAATTCAGGTAGTATTAAATTGATCCAATTACATTATATGCAATTATGCTCATGTGACGCATGATAGTGCAGTGGGTAATGTTACCAGCTCACAACACCAGggtcctgggtttgatcctgaatGAACTTGGGTAAGTGTGTGGTGTTTGAAAAAAAACTGTCAAATTATGTTGGCTGAATGAAAACAGCTTGTGCTAATGCAACGCAGTTCTTCACATGGAACCAATGTATATtcagtcaacatttttttttattgtactacTGTGTTTTGGGGAAGTGGAAGGAAACTTGAAACCCCAGAAGGAAACTCACACGGCctcgaggagaacatgcaaaattccacacagacagcaacttAAATTAGAGACCCTGGAGCTCTGATGCAGCAGTTCTAttcactgcaccaccatgctccCCACAGCTAATTTTATTGTTCCATATTCTGAAGTTTCCATTGGGCTTAACTTCTTATCATCATGTTGACCTTCATTCTCCATTACTACAAAAGGAAACAGGTGCAAACTTGAAATCTTTTGGATGGCTTTActctttaaaacacacattatCCAGACTGTAATCTATGTTCTGTTTAAtgattaaaagcattaaaatggCACATTCAGATGTTCTATAGCCCTGAACCAATTTGACTTTGTATATGCATAATGACTGTTGTGCAAAACACAGCTTTTATACAGCTGCTTTCTGCTTTCTATTATTGTTCATGTTGAATTACATGCTTTGCTTATCACATCACAGACATCATATTATTAAGTTTATATAATTAAGCACAAAATACAGCATATTTTATTctaatttataaacaataacaatttttCTAGCCATATATACCCCTGCACACAATGATTATCCTTGCATCAATGTTTATGTGCTAAAGGAGTTATGttacaccactgtacacagcAGAAATATCATATCAGAAATGCTGTCTACTATTTGGTGATAATTAACATTCAGACTAATCAATTGTTTTCAGAAAAATCCATtcaatatatttgaaataattttcttGTCCGTCGTCTATTATTCAAGATAAATAATTtatgctaatatatatatatatatatatatatatatatatatatatatatatatatatatatacacatatgtatgtgtgtatatatatatatacatacatacatatatgtatatatatatatatatatatatatatatatatacatacatacatatatgtatatatatatatatatatatatatatatatatatatatatatatatatatatatatatatatatgtttgttggatttccatgtatcccaggaatctcagattatgcctgTCAGATCATCCgtcatgccttccagcctgttttaccattaacttctattaacttttagttctgtgcttagaaagtgtggtttaccacagagagtcaggcgTGCCTGAAGAGtccgaatgaacacacacactgacacatatgAATGTTCACAGAGAGTTCTTGTTTATTTCATGCAAaacaagagtatttatacacattgataagaagcagtgcatggacggtttctactggtccaggtgtcagacagatttaaacaaaacacacagcacatagtcataatacaaaataagtcctgtgtcatgCTGACAcggaaatacataataatataatcaaggatagcagttgatcagcttatttaaagaggtaatcaaatgaatacaaggtaatcaaatgaatacattcatcataggtatttgatagcagttcataatataagagagtacatggtataagagaatttcctttcagttaTCTTATATTAATTAGTTATCTTATATCACTGACAGGTGAATGTGTCAGCCCAGGTGGTCAGGTTGGTGATGGAAGGTTGCTCAGAGACTTTATACATCCCATCAGTCTTCTGTATATTCAGTACGATCTGCTATTTATGTTGGTGTAGGTAGTCATCTGCATCATAGCTTTTACGGACACAGTGGCCATTACCTTGACACAGCAGATCACCGCACAGTTCAGCCACAGACGTAACATTGACaacatgcttatttatttagttacagtcatgtgaaaaaataagtgcacctcatggaaattgttgccttttttgacatatttggacaagcaaacatttgatcattttttaaacagtgcctattaataaagttgatatactttaacaaaaccacaaggaaaattagctttttcagtcatttattcaacagaaatatcaatagatcaATATGTttatgtggaaaaagtaagtacacccttggcctcagaagctggtattgccccctttagcagaaataacttcttgtaggcattttgcataattgtccaccaggcttgctggaatttctgaccactcttccatgtaatattcttttagttgcaagatgtttgaggaatTTTCTTGCAAGTACtgtcccccacaacatttcaacgggattcaaatccgggctttgactgaGCCATTCCATACccctccttttcttctttttgaaccattccttggtggatttgctagtgtgacttttgttttgttttttattatattattcagCACTCATCATCTGCCCTAATGGTCACATGTTTGGTAAACAAAATGGAGTTAAAAACTAATATGCTTTATAAAAACACAAGGCATTACCTTATCATTAAAATCATAGCTAGAGCCTCACAGCACACACAAGTGTTGAGGCAGATGCTTTGCAACTGTAACTGGACATACTACAAGCCAAAGCGCTATAATCTGCAGTACATTAATattacttataccacagctctgttgaattctcagttctgattggctgccagACATTCTGAGAGtacaattatttttcagtaaatgcacagttAAAGTAGTTCTGAAGTAATGGAAAATTTAACTTACTTCTACCACTCCACACAGagctaacaacaaacaaaatgacagaaaacaatGGAGACTTGACATGCAATGCGTAATAAATTAGGTCCACACACAAGAGTGTTTTaaggaaaaaaccccaaacaatgttttgaggtgtggtaactgtggtataaatggaaTAATTGACTCTGGTCCATtgaattatttgaaaataaagcaCACCCGATGTGTAACGGCTTCTCTGCTTCATCGAGTgtacattattttctaataattaaaTGGTCCGTAGttaattattccttacatacacTGGACATTATTTATATAGTAGTGAACATTTACTTCAGCCATTTAAAGAAACATCAAATCTTATAAAGATAAAACACACAGGTAATCAGTGGAATGTAGTCATTTATAATGGCAGGATTCGGGACAGGAGGAAATGAGTGTTCTTAAGATGTTGAATTGAATTCTCAGGAATGTTTATTTCCTCATTTCATTTAGTGTAAAATGTGTGACTTTCTTGAAAACTACAACAATTCACCTAGCAGATATGTAGCAAGCAGTACTGTCAGGTGTCCAATGAATCGTCTATCACTATACTCAAATCCTGAGGGCAATCCTGTGCATTTCTTGTCCTCATAGCACTGACAAGTGAACTTGTCAGCCCAGGCAGTGAGGTCAGTGATAGAAGGTTCCCCAGTGACATTATACATCCCATTAATCTTCTGTATATTAAAGCTGTTTATGTTGAGGTGTAGGTAGTCATCTGAATCATAGGTTTTACGGACACAGCGCCCATTACCTTGACACAGCAGATCACTGCAGAGTTCAGCTGCAGTTGTAACAttgattatgtatttatttagcatgttaGACAAGTATGTAGAAAGGGATTCACATGATGCCTAAATGAAAAGAGAAGTTGGAtattaattgttatttattatgctGGAGGAATGCCTCCAGTCCATAAGTGTGAACCAGATTCTAGTGAAGGATCAATGAGTCATAAATCTAATGGcttaaaacatataaatatttttcactttcattCTGCTGATACAGATATGGTCAAGCGGTATAATGGGTTGCCATATTACTCTGATACTCTGATTAGAACAGGGGTTCCAAATGTTTGTAACCAGGGACCCCTTTACATGTTAGATAAATTCCTGGACCCACTCactacagatttatttcatgagcattatttaaatgtgtgcaatAATATTTTAGATCCAAGTTGACGTTATTTCTTGtcctacttgtttttgagttattgaggtttggattaaacccattcagttCAACTTACCAGTCAAATAGTCCAATAAGAATTCATTGATAGATACATTAACTTTAGCAATCATTGGTTTTGCACCAGTctaactaaatataaaaaattaataaattattattattattattattattattattattattattattaaaccctGCTCCCCTCCCATTGATTTACATGCCCCTGGGGGACCCTGGACttcactttgagaaccactgcatgCTTACTTAAATCACTGAAATCATGAATAACTGAGCAACTACACTGCCAATTGATTAATGTTCTATTCATTACACTGGTTatggatgtatttttttatttttaattacatgtaTACAGCAAAATACACCTTTAACGGTAATGTTCTGGAAACTGCAGCTGCCAGACCATTTTTATGGTGCACGTGGCAGTTTTAAGTGTTGTGTGTCATATGGATACTTCATGTACTCTAGTTTTGGATCAATATTTAAGTGGACAAATATCTGTACTAAACATATGTTTCACTGAGAAGCACTGCGTTGCAATAAAGATGACATTAAAAATAGTACCTTGTCATTGAAATCATAGCTAGATCCCCATAGCACACATCCAGCAGCCCCCAGAGCTGCACTCTCACCAATACTCTGAATCaggtcgacctgagaagagccaAAATGACACAATTTTCATCGGTATTTTTTGTGATGGCTGCATTGCTATGCTACTAAAAGAAATTGATAGAAGTGTCCATGTAGAAAAACTCTTGCCTCTCGCATGTATTTCTCCTTCTGTTCTTGCAAAAGGGGTCGCAAGTACAAATAAATAGGAGCAGTGTAGGGCCTCTGAGGAATATCTGCCACTCTCTTTGCCTCTAGCACCTGGTTTCGGATGAATAGGGCTGCTTTCTGGGTTCCACTTATAGAAACAGGCATGTATGCTGATGGGAAGAGGGCAGTGCTTGCCTCCCACAGCCAGAGAAGTTCAGTATTTAACTGTGTTGTGGTCTGAGAGCATCTCCCTGTATAGCTTGGTTTCTCAAAATCGTAGTTGTAGCAGTCAGGAAACAAATAAAAGCCCCAGAGAATATTTGGTCTTTGTGAGATTCCTAACTGCAATGTTTTTTCCATGAAACTTCTGGCTGCTTTCTCAAATTGCTCTTTGGCTTTCAGTGTAGCTTGGTTGCTTGTAAGGGAGGGATTCTGCTGAAGGGTGTAGTTTATGGACATTGCCTTATAGATCTCTCTTAAGTCTGTATTTCGATCAAACAAAGGAAACCACTCCTCCCAGTCAAGGACAGCCAGGCCAGGTGCAGATGATGGAATGTACTGGTTGAACTCTTTTTTGGCTTTTTGCAGACTGGCAGTTATGTTTCCCTTTTGTGGAATGCCACCATTGTACTGTGTCAAAGTTTTAACATCTGCGTAAGGAAAGAGTCCTATTCGATTTTTGTAGAAAAGAGTCAGTGTTTGGTTCGGGACTTTGGCTGGTGTGGTGATGGCCTGAAACACATCCAAATCCAATGGGACATCCAGTTGATTGCATTTGTAGATAGGAGCATTCCATATAACCACAAACGGTTTATTAAAAAGAGGGGCTGCTGTTTGTGGAAGAGCTGCTGAAAAACACAACCCAGCCAGGGTCAAAAGGAAGAGGGAAGGTAGTTGCTGCATGTGTCTCTGAGTGAGCAGTGTGGTGCAGCCTGTGATTTCTAcctaaaagacaaaaacacatacataaGCCATACTGTTAAGACCACTTTGTGAAGCTAGAGTATGTTGCCATAGAGACAATCTCAGGTGAAATTTAATCACTTATTGCATGATTAAAGAATTACAACACAATCAAAATGACACATTTGTGCAGAACACCATAGAAGAGTTTTTATATTCCTAAAGGAGCATTTAGAAAGGGAAATTCAACTCTTAAACTGatattgttttgattttgtgcacttttaatatcttaaCAAATGGTAATTGGATATTATTGTTACATGTAATAATTTAATGTggctaaaatatatttttaaatattgctgGTATTTCTTTGTctcctttattttattctaaGATGCAGAAATTTGCTATATTTTTTAGATTATAGTGAAACAGTCCAGTTCCATTAGTGCCAGAAATTTGTTGTTTTCGACAATGCTTTAACTATTGATGTCAACCGTTATTGTCACCATTTTGATATGGGTTTTCCCAGGTTGTTTTGTATCATTCCCCCTGTCATTTTCAATATTGTTTGATATCAGCCTTTAGTCTGCATGTGTCATTCACTTACTGTTTATGAGAAGACCTAATAACTTTGTAATTATTTAAGTTGAGTTTAGAAGCTATTTAGCATGCAGAACACCAGcaagagaaataaaagcacAGCTTTCATTTTGTGTGCAGCCCTTTTTTGACAGGTCCAGCAAAGAACAGGTTTATTACTGACATTAACAAGGTATTTGACAAAAAGACGATGTATGGAATCTCCTAATGTAtagaaaatgtgattaaaaacagGAAAACTTTTGTCACAGCAGAGGCATTTCACTGTACCTCATCACGGTGAGGCACAAATGTTCTTCACTCAAATATAGTGTTAAGTGCGTTTTCATGATTATAAGTGCATTTTGAATGTAAGTAACTATGCCAGTTGGATGGAATGTTAGTtatatttttatgaaaataaatattttttcatatttacaaaAGAGAAATTTCCCAAACATGCCAATACATGCATCAAAAgatactaaaaataaaataaaaaatcagtcaacatactcatttatttatagtgCATTCAAGGTCAGGCAATACATGCTTTCACATACTATTTGATTAACATTACTGCCAGTACAagattattaaaacaaaattcatTATGAATCAATTCATTATAAAATGCAGATGTGATGTGATTTTATTGGGATATGTTAAACTTTATCAGAGGTAAACACTGCCAACAGTCTGTTGAAAtgctataaataaaaagaaatgtgaaaacAGACAATACTgacaatattttctttattttaatggcTTTTATGTCGTTATGAAGTTAATGGAATGGAACAATCAAGTTATCAATACATCATTAGTATGTTCTAGTGTGTTGTGTGGTAATGTAGAATGGACATTCAGAAAAGTTGAGAAAAATGACTCAAAATGAGGTATATGTATTAATTCCTCTGTTTCTGATAACATTTCTGTCCtttgtttcaaatgaaaatgcaaaaaataaacaaaacaataagacgtaataaaataaaacatgactgtaaaatgtaatgttactTATAGGGTACATGTTAGTACTGGAAAAAGTAAGGTAGTAATATTTGTGCTTGGCTTGTAGTGATTATGCagttatgcatttaaaaaataattataaaagtaGAAAATATCCAGTTTTCCTCTTTTCGGGagtttgaacatttttacaaaagatTTAGtgaattatatttacatttgtctATTTAGCATTTTAACATTCAGCTTGTCTTGCACCATGACTTGTAATATTTTCAAGTGATATGTGTTGATGAAAACAAGAActgaatattttattagcatATGACATAaagtgtatgtatttttaagTTAAATGAAATAGTAATAGATTGTTAATGATGAGCCAATGTTCAAGCAGACCATCTGGGGTCATCAGTAATCTCTGAAATTGAGTGTATTTACAAGCAAGTGGCACCTGGAATGCAACTTTACTAACCATATATGTGCTTTATTAAAAGATATATAGATGGAGAATTTCAGTCAGAAAAAGTTCTCAGATACATAGTATTTACTTACTTTAATATTGTAGGGTTACTATAGTAAATTGTTTAAGTAAGTACTATAGTTTGTGCAAATAAGGCTAACATTTTAACAAGTACTTAAAAGGTAGATGATATCAGGTAAAAACACTGACTTAAGTGTAAATGTGAGTAAACTATAGTCATTGACTATTTTCCTGTTGCTTCAAGTGATATCAACCTATAGCGTGTCTGCATAAAATAACAAGTGTCTGCATACAAACATTGGTCAGTACATGTGCCATTGGATAGCTGTACCACAGTGCTTTAAATACAGCCAAAGGTAAACAAAACAAGCAGCACCACCAGGACAAGGGCGTTTCCCACAGACTCAGCAGAGCTCTCTGCCCCTcgatcctcctcttcctcctccacctccttctttttctcctcaaaGTCTGCTGTGTCCGTTGACTCTGTACTGTCACAGCGCTCACCCTCGTACCCTTCATAACAGTGGCAGTAGAACCTTTCTGCTAGTTGTTGTAGTTCATGCTGAGAATGCCAGCCAGTTACGGCAAATGTGCCATTGCGGTTTGAGAGGATGCGGTAGCTGGTGCGGCTCAGGTGCAAGAAATGCGGTGCCCGTGGGTCTTTCCGTACACAACGGCCGTTGGACTGGCACAGATATTCACTGCACACTTCAGCTGCACGGGTCACGTTGGTGATGTACTGGCCCAGTCTGTAGCTCAAAAATGTTCTTACCCTGGAGCAGTTTTGCTGCAATGACATATAAGGAACCAATTAATAAAGCCTAATTCATGAAGTGTGTATACACTGTTTTAAGATCACTGACCACATACACAGCCTAACAGAATGGAAGAGTCCATTGAGAGATTGTAGTTTTGTATTTCTATTTTTCTGACACTAGGTTAAAAAATATAACGTGTAAATATTCTTTAATGGTAGTCAAATGACATGCATATAACTACGTG
Proteins encoded in this region:
- the LOC128618562 gene encoding hyaluronidase PH-20-like yields the protein MQQLPSLFLLTLAGLCFSAALPQTAAPLFNKPFVVIWNAPIYKCNQLDVPLDLDVFQAITTPAKVPNQTLTLFYKNRIGLFPYADVKTLTQYNGGIPQKGNITASLQKAKKEFNQYIPSSAPGLAVLDWEEWFPLFDRNTDLREIYKAMSINYTLQQNPSLTSNQATLKAKEQFEKAARSFMEKTLQLGISQRPNILWGFYLFPDCYNYDFEKPSYTGRCSQTTTQLNTELLWLWEASTALFPSAYMPVSISGTQKAALFIRNQVLEAKRVADIPQRPYTAPIYLYLRPLLQEQKEKYMREVDLIQSIGESAALGAAGCVLWGSSYDFNDKASCESLSTYLSNMLNKYIINVTTAAELCSDLLCQGNGRCVRKTYDSDDYLHLNINSFNIQKINGMYNVTGEPSITDLTAWADKFTCQCYEDKKCTGLPSGFEYSDRRFIGHLTVLLATYLLGELL